A region from the Halobacillus mangrovi genome encodes:
- a CDS encoding BglG family transcription antiterminator — protein sequence MYISARERKVIELLLEAYQDLPVKEVADALDVSTRTVHRDLKGVESILSNHGLTLQKKSGSGLAILGNEEDQEALKAAIYDHDLLDYTPEERQVLILSRLLDAKEPVKLLTFANELGVTVATISHDLDKIEEVLDSFQLQLIRKRGYGVEVQGEETNIREAIRFIIMQHMDEHDFLRLLQNNIQADSPMLDSVSDHLLGLVNKEKISLIEQTVDSIRGELTYPLADSAYIGLVIHLALAIERLQQGEFIQMEDEYLSDLKGTNEFETAGKVIEKLEQQFELEIPEAETGYITMHLMGAKVRYNEDFILEDSSLSVAFKAKQLIEFVSNAIQRNLHESPQLLNDLVVHLKPSLYRIQQGMDISNPLKEQIEEDYPELFTVLERAVKHVFPSLTFPKEETAFLVMHFASSLLNMEGVRGLRVLVVCSSGIGTAKILSAKLQRQFQEIEEVDHQSLFDLKELEITNYDLIVSTIPLEKVEDYVLVNPMLPTADVHRLQHRIRKVKIMETLKTVDNSAPIEDETLQTIQDSVSSVQRYATMVSQILNRLYVFNSSSQDKKEILDEACQHLVTEGALKDTEFITKYLLDREKVGGLGVPDTGLALYHTRQDHIPVPSFTVILLDDPLSIQGMDGELMESDVFILMLAPRDISKEGLEVLSFISTLLIEDPVSTETFQSRDEDLIKNYVSNQIHQFFKKKL from the coding sequence GTGTATATATCAGCAAGAGAAAGAAAAGTTATCGAGTTGCTGCTCGAAGCTTATCAGGATCTCCCTGTGAAAGAGGTCGCAGATGCCCTTGATGTCAGTACCCGGACAGTGCATCGTGACTTGAAAGGCGTAGAATCTATATTAAGCAATCATGGTTTGACGCTTCAGAAAAAATCAGGAAGCGGGCTGGCTATCCTTGGTAATGAAGAAGATCAAGAAGCATTGAAGGCAGCGATTTATGATCATGATTTGTTGGATTATACACCTGAAGAAAGACAGGTATTAATTCTTTCCCGACTGCTTGATGCAAAAGAACCTGTGAAGCTGCTCACTTTTGCGAATGAATTAGGAGTGACTGTTGCAACGATCAGTCATGATCTAGACAAAATTGAAGAAGTACTTGATAGTTTTCAGCTTCAACTGATTCGAAAACGCGGATACGGAGTTGAGGTTCAGGGTGAAGAAACCAATATCAGAGAAGCGATTCGATTTATTATTATGCAACATATGGACGAACACGACTTTTTGCGTCTGCTGCAAAACAACATACAGGCCGACTCTCCTATGCTGGATTCCGTATCTGATCATCTTCTTGGTCTTGTAAACAAAGAGAAAATTTCTTTGATTGAACAAACCGTAGATTCTATTCGAGGAGAGCTGACTTACCCTTTGGCAGATAGTGCTTACATTGGATTGGTGATTCACCTTGCTTTAGCGATTGAGAGGCTTCAGCAGGGGGAATTCATCCAAATGGAAGATGAATACCTTTCAGATTTAAAAGGCACGAATGAGTTTGAAACAGCAGGAAAGGTCATAGAAAAACTTGAACAGCAATTTGAGCTAGAGATTCCTGAGGCTGAAACCGGATATATTACTATGCACTTAATGGGAGCTAAAGTAAGGTACAACGAAGATTTTATTCTTGAAGACAGCAGCTTAAGTGTAGCATTCAAGGCCAAGCAATTAATTGAATTCGTATCGAATGCCATTCAGAGAAATTTGCACGAATCTCCACAGCTGCTCAACGACCTCGTCGTTCATCTAAAGCCGAGTCTTTACCGAATTCAACAAGGAATGGATATTTCTAATCCGTTAAAGGAACAGATTGAAGAAGATTACCCTGAACTTTTTACTGTATTAGAAAGAGCTGTAAAACATGTCTTCCCTTCCTTGACATTTCCTAAAGAGGAAACCGCTTTTCTCGTTATGCATTTTGCCAGCTCTTTATTAAATATGGAAGGAGTCCGGGGTCTAAGAGTGTTAGTCGTTTGTTCAAGCGGGATCGGAACAGCAAAAATCTTATCAGCTAAGCTTCAGCGTCAATTTCAGGAAATTGAAGAAGTTGACCATCAGTCGCTCTTTGATTTGAAAGAACTTGAAATAACCAACTATGACTTGATTGTTTCAACGATTCCACTTGAAAAAGTTGAAGACTATGTACTCGTAAATCCAATGCTTCCAACTGCAGATGTTCATCGACTTCAACATAGAATCAGAAAAGTCAAAATCATGGAGACGTTAAAGACGGTTGATAACTCTGCACCGATCGAAGATGAAACGCTCCAAACGATTCAGGATTCCGTAAGCAGCGTTCAGCGATACGCCACGATGGTCAGTCAAATCCTGAATAGGCTATATGTATTTAACAGCTCATCTCAGGACAAAAAAGAGATCTTAGACGAAGCTTGTCAGCACCTCGTTACTGAAGGAGCTTTAAAGGATACGGAGTTTATCACGAAGTATCTACTTGATAGAGAAAAAGTGGGGGGCCTTGGAGTTCCGGATACCGGACTAGCTCTCTACCACACACGTCAGGATCACATTCCTGTTCCGTCTTTTACGGTGATCTTGCTTGACGATCCTTTATCCATTCAGGGTATGGACGGAGAGCTAATGGAATCAGATGTATTTATTTTAATGCTCGCTCCAAGGGATATAAGTAAAGAGGGGCTTGAAGTATTAAGTTTTATAAGTACTTTACTCATTGAGGACCCTGTCAGCACGGAGACATTTCAATCAAGAGATGAAGACCTCATAAAAAATTATGTGTCCAATCAGATTCATCAGTTTTTTAAAAAGAAATTATAA